Proteins from one Telopea speciosissima isolate NSW1024214 ecotype Mountain lineage chromosome 1, Tspe_v1, whole genome shotgun sequence genomic window:
- the LOC122649035 gene encoding pinin-like translates to MEIELVKCECCSLKEDCTQDYISEVKAKFDGKWLCGLCSEAVRDEVNRGKVNPFGMEEAVKAHMSFCRKFKSNPAVRVADGMRQMLRRRSDLSSSSSSSSSSSSSSSSSSSSSSSKKYMRSASTSQVGDESSFSLY, encoded by the coding sequence atggagattgAATTGGTGAAATGCGAATGTTGCAGTTTGAAAGAGGATTGTACACAAGATTACATAAGTGAGGTGAAAGCCAAATTTGATGGGAAATGGCTATGTGGGTTATGCTCAGAAGCTGTGAGAGATGAGGTGAACAGAGGGAAGGTTAATCCATTTGGAATGGAAGAAGCTGTGAAGGCTCATATGTCCTTTTGTCGGAAATTTAAGTCCAATCCTGCTGTCAGAGTTGCAGATGGGATGAGGCAGATGCTAAGGAGGAGGTCAGAtttgtcttcctcttcctcttcttcttcttcttcttcttcttcttcttcttcttcttcttcttcttcttcttctaagaaGTACATGAGATCTGCAAGCACATCACAAGTAGGAGACGAATCCTCATTCTCACTTTACTAA